The following proteins are encoded in a genomic region of Magnolia sinica isolate HGM2019 chromosome 1, MsV1, whole genome shotgun sequence:
- the LOC131234984 gene encoding uncharacterized protein LOC131234984 encodes MAIGSKSNRGRPYALMLLLAFGAAVLGVMVLHKLREKRLYNILISEKDRELISLQLFLQKERDSAKEMKRKIEEMKVKAVALRTQKMGLSNKIMEMQSMIASLKGERRALESAIEERDNRIKILADKETNATEGNLQVTALTELLKQKDSEIEEMKRRLRKPTNVWSVSAGNSSKLPVNVTVVENVQVKDENMASAENATTSQDGEALAKGGEYGDKNGIEARDGLSKEPDSNQDGDSVRREGMGEKNALGGREKGEVLEEQLEKELEESQGGEGFVKMDKKGPRNVTEGNERRETSKERGDSKDGPQQKLKNSEDGEVKEPIAMPKDDYLETPKHSRKVEKQTFRTKLHNKRRKTISTGGLLKIENSRGNDNTKLKVESSDRDAALKVESGDRDAVEDESRKAIPSGEELENIRQSRDGNESAMEGLEMNNEGGTVSDNRWPEMAENSNDSEGTKMRDESGDKNSLEGSEQMVVSDDRQLEMTVKSNGKDSSMTAETADQNAVEQIKQEAVSKNGQMEIVENSQVGDKNMSEGNEKEEAVGDVQLKVPQKLGYGNDSTTIVENGDENNLEEGKESEAVSN; translated from the exons atggCTATTGGGTCAAAGAGCAATAGAGGTAGGCCTTATGCACTGATGCTGCTGTTGGCTTTTGGGGCAGCTGTTTTGGGGGTGATGGTCCTCCACAAGCTCAGAGAGAAGCGTCTCTACAACATCCTCATCAGCGAAAAGGACCGAGAACTCATTTCTCTTCAGCTCTTTCTGCAG AAAGAAAGAGATTCTGccaaagaaatgaaaagaaaaattgaaGAAATGAAGGTCAAAGCAGTCGCCCTGAGGACCCAAAAGATGGGACTTTCTAACAAGATCATGGAAATGCAATCCATGATAGCATCCCTTAAAGGAGAACGAAGAGCCTTGGAATCAGCGATCGAGGAGAGAGATAACAGAATCAAAATTCTAGCAGATAAGGAAACAAATGCGACTGAGGGAAACCTTCAGGTGACAGCTCTAACAGAGCTTTTGAAGCAgaaagattctgaaattgaggagATGAAACGCCGCCTCAGGAAGCCAACTAATGTCTGGTCGGTTAGTGCCGGTAACTCATCAAAGCTGCCCGTAAATGTTACTGTGGTGGAAAATGTCCAAGTCAAGGATGAAAATATGGCTTCAGCAGAGAATGCTACAACCTCCCAAGATGGTGAAGCTTTGGCAAAGGGAGGTGAATATGGGGATAAAAATGGAATAGAGGCCAGAGATGGTCTATCAAAGGAGCCGGACAGCAATCAAGATGGGGACAGTGTGAGGAGAGAAGGAATGGGTGAGAAAAATGCATTAGGGGGTCGTGAAAAGGGGGAAGTTTTGGAAGAGCAGTTGGAGAAGGAGCTTGAAGAATCGCAAGGTGGTGAAGGCTTTGTAAAGATGGACAAAAAGGGTCCTAGAAATGTTACTGAGGGCAATGAACGAAGAGAAACTTCCAAAGAACGAGGAGATTCTAAAGATGGGCCACAACAGAAACTCAAGAATTCTGAAGATGGTGAGGTGAAGGAACCGATCGCAATGCCAAAAGATGATTACTTGGAAACGCCCAAGCATTCTCGAAAAGTTGAAAAACAAACTTTTAGAACTAAATTGCATAATAAAAGACGGAAAACTATTTCCACAGGTGGGTTGTTGAAGATTGAGAATTCTCGGGGCAATGATAATACAAAACTGAAAGTTGAAAGCAGTGATAGAGATGCAGCACTGAAAGTTGAAAGCGGTGATAGAGATGCAGTGGAGGATGAAAGTAGGAAGGCAATTCCAAGTGGTGAAGAGCTAGAGAATATCAGGCAGTCTCGAGATGGTAATGAAAGTGCAATGGAGGGTTTGGAGATGAATAATGAGGGAGGAACAGTTTCTGACAACAGGTGGCCAGAAATGGCTGAAAATTCTAATGACAGTGAAGGCACCAAAATGAGAGATGAAAGTGGTGATAAAAACTCATTGGAAGGTAGTGAGCAGATGGTGGTTTCTGATGACAGGCAGCTGGAAATGACTGTAAAATCTAATGGCAAAGATTCAAGTATGACAGCTGAAACTGCAGATCAAAATGCAGTTGAACAAATCAAACAGGAAGCTGTTTCTAAAAATGGGCAGATGGAAATAGTGGAGAATTCTCAGGTAGGTGATAAAAACATGTCAGAAGGCAATGAAAAGGAAGAAGCAGTTGGTGATGTGCAGTTGAAAGTGCCCCAAAAATTGGGATATGGCAACGATTCAACAACGATAGTGGAAAATGGTGATGAAAACAATTTGGAAGAAGGTAAGGAATCTGAAGCAGTTTCTAACTAG